In the Aythya fuligula isolate bAytFul2 chromosome 29, bAytFul2.pri, whole genome shotgun sequence genome, TGCAGGAACCGGCCCCTTCGTGCCCTTCGCACTCCTGCCGTTGCCTGAAACCAGGCGTGGGATGGGGCAGTGGGGTCAGACGAGCGCTGCTCTCCCTGTTCTGCAGCCAGGAACAGCCATGGGatgggggggcgggggggggaatGCACCAACCCCCCCTGCACCCAGGAAGGGCGCGGGGTTGACCCCAGGCATCTGAGCCCTGTGCTGGGGTCTTGTGGGGCCAGGACAGGGGCGTGGGGCAGAGCCCCAGGGAGGGCACGGGGGCACGTGGGGGGCAGACAGCTTTCTACCATAccaagccctgccctgcctgtccgTCTGCCACTTTCTGATGTGCCCAACTAGAATCACTAATTCCGATGAACCCAGGctagattaattttaatttccccaTGCAAATCAGTGCTAATTAGGATGGATTTAGTTCACATcacaggggctgtggggacggAAGCTGCATACGGTCGTCGCTCCCCAGCTGGGCTTTGGGGTGTTTCAGCCTCATCTGAGGACTGGGGAGGACAGACCCCACGGTCTGGAggtcagggctgggggcagccggggggggcAGGTGCTGCTCTGAAATGCCAGGTCCCACTGATGGTGCTCAGCACCCCTACACCAGCCAGAATCCTTCTGCCAGCCCTCGTCAGGGACTTCCCCCAGCTGGAGGCAAATCTGTGCCCCCCTGCAACTCATCGCTGCCCTTGGTTAATGCCCAGGTGGATTTTACTGCGCCACTGAGGTCATGAGCAAAACTGATGGGGCAAACACGAGTTTGGGACCTCTGGATTGGGCCCACCAGGGGCTGTGAACAAGGAGCCGCCAGCTTGCATGACTCTGAGTTAGGCAGCAAAGTGGGGTggctgggggtctctggggacCCCCTCCTCACCAGCGTCCTATTCCATGCAGACCCAGAGCTCCTTGGCGGGCTGCGGGGCCTGCAGCAGGCatgagctgctcccagcaggaccAGATCTTCCCTGGACGCCTGGggtctgctctgctgcaggcagtggggcagggggcagcgcATTGTCCCCTCCAGCTTGTTCAGATTCTTCCTGTGCCTTCTGCCTTGCCAAATATTTAACTAATTAACACTGTCTGCAGGCTCCTGTTTACGCAGCTTGTTGTTGAGCCGAGGAGGACTCCCGGATGCCTCAGAGCACAGAGGGTGCAAATTGCAGCCAGGACCATGGGCGTGAGGCTCAGCCTCCAGTCCTCTCACCTGGTCTCTCCCCACCTTGGAGAGCCCCCACACTGCCTGGAGCAGCCTGTGCCGGCACCCTGCGCACCCGGAGCAGGGATGGGGGAAGGCACCTCCCGGCTGTGTCCCACAGCCCTGGCTTTACTCCATCTCCCCCTCAGCAGGGCGTTCTCAGTCCTAGCAGCCTTTTTGCCAGACCCCAGGTGAGGAAAAGCAGTGCAAGTGGCCCCTCCATGGTTCCCTGTCTCCAGGGGGTGCAGCCTCACCCCCTGGGCTGGGGGAAAACAGCATCAGGATGCCCCAGTCCTATCAGCTCCAGCATGGTGGACATGGGTGGCAGAGTAGGAACTGGTGCTCCCAGTGGTGGGTGACTGGGGGCTTAGCTGGGGGGCACAGCATGGGGCAGAggtgggggctgaggggggcagCAGAATGAGCCCTGCCAGGGACCACCGTGCAAACACCCAAGCCGTCTAGGCAGGCTGAGGCCAGAGCGGCTGCGACAAACAGCCAGAGGCAGcgcctgcctcctgccctcatTAAATCCCCCCTAACGAGctcagcaccaagccctggggccTGGCTGGACTCAGAGCCGGTCATTACTGCTGACAAGGAGCTGTCAGAGTGGAGCTGCGGCCCCCAACCTCCCCCCTGcacaggagcacagccaggggacaccccagggcagggagcaccCCAGAGCTGGAGACACCCCTCCCTTTAGAGACCAGCAGGGTCCCCACAGCCCTCAATGACACAGGTCCTGCGCGGGTCGGGGCACTCAGGTAGCAgagggcctgggggggggaggggggatggTTCTGCCCCAACAGCACAGTTGGGCTTGGGGGACACCAGGAAAGGAGGGACAGGAGAAAACCCCAAGGAGAGGTGTTGGGCTGGGTGAGAGGCAGCAGGGTCTGGGCTCTGTCCCCAAGCAGAAGGGGGTTTTGGGCAGGAGAGCaaggctgtggggcagggctgctgctcaccactggattttcctctccatcctcctctCCCTGGACTCGCTGGGAGTGGGGGAGATGCAGGCGGCTGCCTAGCGCAGCGCGCCCTGCTCGAATCTCACAGCGGAGCTGCTCCTTCCTGGGAGCACCCTGGCACAGATAAGGAGCCCGGGGTGATCCCTGGGGCACGTTTAATCTGGGACAGGACAGTTACTGGATAAATACCATAAATATGTAAATTGCATTTATGCTGATTTATGGCAGGGTGCGTGTGTGgcaggtggggggggggagggcaggtggggaggggagatgagacagtttggtttagtttaatgctttttttttttctgctttaggaTTGAGAACAATCCTCTGATCATCGCATCAgcccagctggaggagaaggtTCAGGCAGAGCCACACAGGCGGGGGCCGCTGGGGGCCAGGCCTCCTGCATGGGGACAAGCAGTGGACAGGCTGTGGGGTGCCCACGCAGCCCTGGGACCCCCGcttccagctgtgctgcctggggcttGCTGCCTGCAGGACTGTGCACTGGGGCCCCAACCcctccctgctggtgctgctctcctgggatGATGTATGGATCCAGCACGAGAGCAGCGGTACCTCAATTAATTTTGAGCCTTGCAAGGACTCCTGACCTTTTGTGAGACGTACAGAGAAATTGAGGTGATTAATCTAGCAGGTCAGGGTGGCTCCTCCACTCTGACATTCCCCACGTGACACATGaggtggggtggggagcagaCCCCCTTCGTATAACCCAGCTGCAGAGGGTTTAGCAGTGGGACACTGGCTGTCCCCCCACCAGCAGAGTCACTGCCCCTGTGTGTCACAGCTGGGTCACAACCAGGCTGCAAGCTAATGGGGAGCACGAGCACACCCTGACCTTGTGCCTTGCAGCCACAGTGTGTTACGAGCACGCAGACCGGTGTGTGCAGCCAGTGGGTGAGCATGGCATGCATGGTCACCTGGCAGCGTCCATCCCTCCCACGCAGGATGGCCGTGGCACTCAGCCCCTTTCCCCATTAGGTGCCAacagccccccagccctcccctcctctgcctgcaTCGCTCTTGCCAGGGACCTGCACCCCTGGGCCCGGAGCGGCTGCAGGGAGCACCTGGACAGCCAGGATGCACatgtggtgctggggggggaatcaccttttaatttcatattaacTGCTGATCAATCCAATTAGATCCTGCATGTAATGAAGGCCATCTGCTTGGGAGGTGgggccccagctctgcctccccaccccaaaacgTGTGCAGCCTCCCGGGAAGTCcatggctgctggcagggaagggGCCTGGGGGTAGGTTGGGGGGGCAATGAAAAGGGTTTTACCCAATTTTCCAGATGACTCTAATTAAGTTGTTCTCTTCAGCTGTTAAATTAGCTGGAGCCCTACCCCTTCCCTGGGTGgctccccccttctcctccctacTTCCCAGATGCAGCAAATCAGCTTCCAGCCCTCCTCAGCACCCCCCTGCGGGGccctgcaaataaataaatagacagtCCCAGTAAAATTAACCATATGAGAAGCTGCAAATGAGGTGGAAAATTTTAATGGTTCCGCATttaaaagctgcctggcagagaggAGATGAGCAGGGAGGAAACAGTCCTGGAGGCTATGTGCTGCCCCCAGGCATGCTGTGGTGTGTGGCACCCCGcaccccccctcccttttcatCGTTCCCTTCTGCCTATGGGCCTCCAGTATACCCAGTACACCTCCCAGCTGGCTCCTGAGACACTCGTACTGGGGGACAGGGTGTCTGTGCCCGATACCAACCTGGTCCCAGCCTGCTGGGTAACAAGGAACAAatgcccctggggctgggggctgtcaCCCCCTCCTGGGGGTCCAACGCTGAGCTCTGGGGTGCAGGAACTGAGGGACGGCGGTGCCTTGCTTTGGGGCTGCTTCCAGCAGTGGTGGTGAAGCTGCAGGCAGTGAGGGCCCTGCTGCGTGACCTGGGACCCCTGCAGACATAGGAGTGGGGGGCAGCGGTGGGGTCTTGGGGAGCCCCTTGGGGGGCAGCAAGGAGGCTGCTTTGCCCTTGGACCCTTGCATGAACGCTCCCCGCAGCACTGGGCTGGGGCTACTTCGCGAGACACCACGAGGGGGCACCACTGCAGCTGAGCTTTTTTGCATAGATTTGCATACATTTGCATCATATGCATGGAGGAACATcgtgcagcagcagcgcccCCCCTCAGCCCAGAGGCAAGGCCGGGGCAGCTGCATGGGGCCCGCtgaggctggtgctgggagccctgcCAAGGGGCCCCAGtggccctgtccccatccccgtccccatggGTACTGTGACCTCGGTGGGCCCTGCCCCAGTCCTCGCAGTGGACCCCCGAGTGCTGCCTCCGCAAGGGGCCGAGGCTGCGGGGGCCTGGATGGAGCCCCCCTGTCCGCTGTCCTGGGCGGGCACCTGTTCCTGGCTCGGTGCTCGCCCCATGGTTCCAAGGACTTGACCCGTCCCTGGCACTGTCACCTGTCACCCACGGCCCCTATTCGGGCCCCGCTGGGCCCACTGCCAGCACTCGgccccagccctgtgcaggcCGGGGGAACATGGGGCCCCTGCCGAGGCTGGGCCAGCTCAGTGCACACGTggagcacccttgggtgccagGGTTCcaccagaggagctgggggcagagggggccTGTGTGGGCGAGGCCTGGGGGAGGCTGGGCCGAAGCTCCAGGCACACATGCGAGGCAGGAACGTGCCGCACAGAGTGTCACGCATGGGCCACGCAGGAAAGCATCACTGCAGCCCCTTCCGCAGCAGCACTGTGGTGACCCCCCCCTCTCAAGGACGTTCAAAGCGGGGAGGGCTCAGGAGCAGACATGTATTGCCAAAACACAGAATTACACAGtccagagcactgggacagaaCCCCACTGACACCCCCAAGTCATCCACCACCCAAGGCACAGGAGCTGGGTGGCATCCAAGCAGCCCCCTCCTCACACCCAGGGTCTCTGCAGGCACCAAAAGCCCCAGAGGGGAACAGCCCCAGAGTGGCACCTCCCGTGCCCCTGGCCTGCCCGGTCCTGGTGGAGACGGTCCCCACCGAAGGCCCCATCACCACAGGCATCAGGGACAGGGTGCCAGCCATCCCTGCCTGGCTccgcagctccctgcagccagggtCCATCCGTCCCCCCAGCTGGGGGGCCCCGGGATGCTGCCCTGCTCAGATCTCCTGCAGGAAGTCCACGGGGAAGAGCCCCACTTTGCGGCCGGTGTAGACTTTTACGTAACCGTTCACCTCCTCACCTTTCTGCACCACGATCTGGGGGGGAAAGGGGTGTGGGTGAGGTGCATGGGCCCTGgtcagcaggggaagggggtgACCCCCAGGAAGAGGGGGACAACAGAGAGGGTCCAGTacagggtgctgggggagacAGACATCGAGGGAGGGGGGCAGTTAATGAAagggggctggggcagagaTGGGGGGCTCAAAAAGCACTGGTTGTGACCACCTGGTCCTGCCTCACCTGATCCTTCTTGAGCGTGATCTGCCCAATTTCCCGGTTGCCCACGAAGGAGCGAGTCACCTTGTGCACCCGCTCGCCAGCCCGCACCCGGATGATGAAGTTCGGGGGGAAGTAGCCAATTTTTTCACCAATCTTCCCCTGAAAGAAGTCCATGGATGGATGTCAGGCAGGGGTTGGAGTCAATCTATAAGACCCCCAGATACCCTCAACCTGCAGATTGTGCGTTgattaaaacacagcaaatttaGGGGGCTGTGCCCTTGGAGTGCAATTTGCACCTCCAGTCGAgctctcccttttctttaagCTCTGCATGTCTTCTCTCTGTGTCTGCAGGATATCAGCCTTACCCGCCACCACTCCTCATTGGAGTCATCAACCACCGTGATCTTCTCCCCTGGCctgcaaagggaaggaagggcttGGTGTGAGGGGGGCTGGGACCACTCTGCtatgggagaaaaggaaaattgctCTTCCCGTGGCACAGACTCTTAGGGCTCCATGTGGAGGATGCACACAGCTCACGGACTCATGGACAGGTCCTGTACGTGAGCAGCTCAGCCTCAAGTCTGGGGTGCAATAAATCAGCGGAACCATAAAAGACAAACACCAGCAACCTTAGAAATGAGGCTTGTGCCCAAAacctgggagctgggagagctggctCAGTGAGAGCCAGGGCTCCCCCTCGATGCTTTACCCATAGGGGCAGAAAATCCACAAAACCTACACCAGAGCCAGCATGGCTGTAAATTCTGCCCTCATTAAGTGGCTGAACCCTCTGGGTTCCGAGAACCTCACTGTTGAGGTGATGgcatctccccctccccactgGACAGCCCTTCCCCCCATCACCCCCGTGCCCACCGTGTGGCTGCGAACTCACGGGAAATCCAGGTCATCTTTCTCCAAGGCTTTGAAGCGATAAAGCGCCACAAAATAGTGAGACTGTAGATAGCCACCACGCATCCCCGGCTGGGGCTTCTTGTTCTTGGAGAGCAAGAAAGGGGGGTTCAGGGCTACAGGGAGActgggcacagccccagggagccCAGCAGGGAGGGCTCAGAGCCTTTGGGGTGTAGGGTGAGGATGATGCATACCTTATCATCTGTCGTGCTCTTCTCAGCCTTCTTGTCCCCTTCAGAAGTGCCTGGAAATGGGAGGGGAGTGGTGGTGGTGacatttctcctgctgctgccaccccaccCATGGCACCAGCCTCGTCTCCAGGACCTCTTATGCTCAGGAGATCCAAGACCTGAACTGGAGACCCCCTGTCTGCAGGGCAGATCCCACCCTGGGGGGGCCCCTTCTGTACAGTCCTCCCCGCAGCTCCTTCCCTGTCCCATGCACTCACCGCCCTCCGTTTTGCCCCCTTCTGGTTTTGTGGCCTCGGGTTCCTCATCCATCATCGCAGCCAAAGGCTGCAAGGCAGAGAGCAGTCAGTGGGCAGGGAGCTCCGGGTGGCACTGGGGCACAGGCTGCGGGGCCAGGACCCTCGTGCCTTTGGGGTGACAGCTCAGCCCTGCACTCACATTTTTCTTATCATCCTGCCCTTTCTTGCGCTCCTTGTTGGCCATAATGACGCCTGTCCGGAGGGTCTCGAACACAGGGTCACTCCtgttggctgctgctggggcacagaCACTGTGAGAGGGGTTTGGCCACGGGATGTGAGGAGAGGGGGACAGCCCCGGCATGGGGACGCTACTTACAGAGCATCTCCTTGACGCAGGCGTACTGCTGGTCACTGTACAGGGGTGAGCTGTACGCCCGGCGAAACCCTGGGGGCTAGGAGTGGTAGGGGGGTCAGAGCATCGCCACCACCCAGACCCATGAGGGCTCGGCGGTGGACGTGGTGCCTGGAGGTagctcagggtgctgggcaACCCCTCAGAaccaggagggcaggggggtgATGGGGTGACGGCACCCGGGCTATGGCTGCAGGGACCCAGCCGCTCGCTCCCCACTGTGGTGCTGGGGTTTTCCCTGCGGGGAGGCGCCGtgagcccagggctggggggagcacTCACGATTTTACCGAAGCAGCGTTGCATCTCCACGTAGGACTGGCAGTGGTGGTGGATGTTCGTTTTGCAGTTCTTGCACCTCAGGCCGAACTTGTTGTTGACTGGCCGtgggggggtggcaggggggaaaggagaggcaacgtgacactgcagctgtgggaaCGGCTGGGCTCGGGCCCTCGCCAGCCTTGGCCCCCAgccctcgccctgcccgcggCCCCCAGCCCGAGCACCCGTGGGACTCACGGACGATCATGCGGGCACAAACGTCACAGAACTTGGGCTTTTTGAAGTAATGATCCTTGAACTTGTGGGGTTTGTCATTGACAAGTTTCTGGGGCTCAGGAGGGGGCTCaggctcctcctcctcttcctcctcttcctcctcctcgtaGATGTAGTAGATGGGTCCCCCTGAGGGGCTGACAAGCTCCCCGTTGGGCTGCGGATCTGGCGCCACCTCCTCCTTGGGTTTTCGCTGGAAAAGTTGCTTCAGCTTCTGTAGCTGCTGGGACAGGAGAGGATGCATCGTGCACTGTGGGTGCAGCGGCgaggaaggcaggcagaaaaGCTGGTGCCCGGCTCTCTGCTCCCATGCTCTGACCTAGAGACCCCTTCTTCCCCCCTAGGTGGGGGTAAATCCAGGCACCTTGGGGCAGAAATGCTGGGAGGATGGGGTCCTTCTCCCAGCCCAGTGAGGTCCCCACAAAAGGAGCAGCTGTGAGTCCGTGGGGATGCAGCGCTCCAAACTGGCAAATGGCCATCTAGAGCCCCACTTGCCTTGGGGCCTGGTAGGCATTCCTGATCCCACAAAGGGTCCTGCATTCCCAAGCCCACAaaggctcctgcagctgctgcagggactgTGCTAGGAAGCTGGCTTCCCCCCACCTGCCCAAGCTGTCCTGCAGGTACCCACTTACCCGGCTCTTGGGTTTCCCACCTGAAGCGGGTGAAGCTGGCGGCTCTGGCACTTCCTTCTCTGTCATACTACCGGGGAAAACAGAGACACGGTGTTGGCTAGGGCTGGCCCCACTGCAGGTCCCTGGAGGGAGCAGGAACAGCCAGACCTTGCTGGATGGGGAGCATCCCCCAAGGCAGTGTCGTCTCCTGccaccctgcctgccccaggaaGGGGCCACCTTTGCTGGGGACAAGTCCCAGggcccagcacctccaggggccctgctgcagagactggagagcagcaggcgctgctcccagcccagcgcACGCAGCACTGCTGCTCGCAGGCTCAGAGACACGGTCCCAAGTGCTGTGAGCCAGACCCTGGGCTACCTGCATGCGTCACCTCTGCCCAGACATCTCCATCTCACAATTAAACTGCAAACGGTGCCACTCTTGGCCCCCTGTGACAGGCGTGCATGTTTCACTGTCCGACATCATGGCACAGCCCCGCTTTCTCCTCCCCAGAAGCCCAGTGCTACCAAGGGGATGGGATCTCTCCTGCATCCCCCCAAAACATTCCTGATTCCATCTCTGACAGCCAGCCCACCATCTGCACAGCCCCTCCACCCAGACATCACCATGTTTGGTGCTACCTAACCCCGGGCTCCCACATACCCCCATGGAAACCCCCCAGGATGACCATTAAGGAAACAGCGATGGGGGCTGGGGAGTCCTGGGGCaaggggtgctgctggagccaagGGGCCCCGGGGCCTTGCAGTGACgtgtgtggggtgggggagggctTGGGGGGGGTCAGTGGCCACGAGGAAGGGGAGCTGTGCACTTACGCCGTGTTCGGAGCTCACGTCCCGCGACGAAAAACCCTGCAAGGGGTGGCCGGTGTCAGAGCCTTTGCTGGCTGCGGAGCCCCCAGCCCAATGTGCTGGGTGCgcagggaggggggcagccGCCCCAGTCCCGTGGAGAGCGGGAGTGACAGGCCAGAGGGGAGCCGACAGCTGAGCGCTGGCGGAGGCTGACGCCGAGAAATTGGAGCCCATGCGCGAgccgggaggggagcggggtggAGGAGCCGCTGGCTATTTGCGTTGGTGGGTTGCTGGGCGTCACAGCGGCCCACCCACCCCCTGGCACGGGGCAGCCACAGAGCCAGGGCACGTCAAGTACTCcaccagccccactgcctcTTTTGTTGCTGCATTCAAtgcccctgcagctgggagagggaaaggaaagcgGGGCAGCAGTGGGTACCGGGCTCTGGTGGCTGCCCCGGGCAGCAAACCTTGCTGGTCTGCTCTCCGCTGGGACAGAAACGTGCACAGGGAACccactgctgcctgtgctgggttCTGTGGTCCTGGAGCTGAACCCCAGTGCCAGAGGTCCTGGACCTCTGTCCCCGAGAGGCTGTGGGTGGCCctggagcaggggttggagcCCAGCCCTTCCAGGTAGCTTTTACCTCTCCACCTGCTTGTGAAGGTAGTGTCCAAGTGTGGCAAGAGGCTCCAGCTGCTGCGTGCAGTGCCATGGTGAGGTTGGTACCAGCCCAACTCCTGTACATGCAGGGCAGGAGGGTTGCATCTAGCAGCTCAAGGGCTGCTCCCATTTAATCCTGGTGCCCCCTGGCAGGGAATACAGCCGGGGACACCCCAAATGCCATCCCACACAGCTGCGTGGggcccagctgctgggaaaagAGGCTATGAACATCCGAAAGGGGGACCCAGACCCAGGTCAAAGGGTGCAGTGCTCCTTTCCCAGTCTCAGCTCCCAGCCTTGGCAAGGCCACAAGCCCTTGCACACACCAAGCACCAAGCATGGGGCAGGACCGGGGCAGGAACACACCCTCCTGAAAGCCAGGGAGCTCATTCTGCTCTCTGGTTGTCATCTTACCtcaaagaagcaaacagaaaacccCTAGCACTGGTACTGACAGAGAATGGTAAAACAGCGTTAAAGTGATGgacaagttttctttttatatttaaaaacaacctccccccaaacaaaaacaaaaataccccCCAAAATAATAAccagattaaataaaatgtgcagtGAACATACCAATCAACACCTGTATGTGCAGTTCAACACAGTGCTTAACAAAACAATATACACAGGGTAAGGTGGGTGGGCATGGGCgtcactccaaaaaaaaaaaaaatcaatttcttgtCTCTTAATTAAGTCCATATAAATATATCCAGGAAGGAGGGCGAGAAGAAGGGAgggcagaaaggaggagagaaggcagagggaagTGCCTGCAGTCCAGTGTGCTCTGTGCCCATGCATGAGCCCTACTGTGAGCTGGCACGTTCCAGCACTCGCAAGTCGTAGTTCTTTTTGGCCACACGCAGCTTGAAGCGGCTGAGGGAGTTGTTGAGGCGGAGGGAGGCATTCTGGGCAGCCAGCGGGCTGGGGAACACGGCCACGATGGTGTATAAGGCAGCAAGGTCAGTGTGTCTGCTGTTCTCTGGAGTCCCGTTGCTGTCCCCGCCAACCCCATCTCCGCGACGCCCCTGAGTCTCTTTGAGCCACTGGATTTTGGCACCAGCCATCGCAAGCTGGGTAAAGAGCTTGTCAGCCTCTGTCCGTGTGATGCCCTCAGGCAGGTCCGTCACCTCCAGCACTCGGCCCAGCACTGCGATGGAAAGACAAGCACATGTCAGCAGCTGCGGTTCTAGGGTGGCAACAGCACGGAGGGATCTGATGCCTCACCAGCTCTGGGGTTGGAGCGGTCGGTCTCTACCTCGCCCATGAAAGCAGAGCTTTGCTAAGCTGCCCCCacaacagaaatgtattttttgaagCCAGTCACTTCTTCCCCCTCAAGCCGCCCCTACCAGCCTGGTCCCTGCAATGCCCCATCCTGACCCTTGCTAGTCCCCTGGAGTCAGCTCCAAGAGGAGACTGCTACTTCCCAGGGCTCCAGCAACACCAAGTCCTCCTCGCTTCCTTTGTCTGGGCTTGGCTTTTCAGTTAGGGCTTTCCCAGGTGTCCTGCCCCACCTTCCCACCCTCTGCCCTGGCAGGGAGGACAGGCTGCACCCGCAGACAGATGGCTGTTGCACCTTGACATATGCAGACCCTGAACATGACTTTGCCCATTGTGCTtcccccacagggagcaggatCCCCTTGTGTACCCAGGCCAGCGTCGTGCCAAACTCTCTGCCTCTGTCCTGTGGTACCCAAACacttctgctgcctcctggctcCAGCCCTGGCTTTTGGGCTTAGCGGAGGGCTGGCTGAATGGATTCTTTGCTAATATTAACATGGCATGTAATGAACatgccagctgcagggaggggggaCAGCTCTCCAGGCAAGCTGCTCTTAAAGGGCCCCCTGCAACCGGCTGTGCTTGCTGGTGACGAGGAGGGGATGTAGGGGACACATCTGGAGCCTCCAGAGAGCCCGTGCAAACTGCCTGCCCTACAGGCCAGGCTCACACCCAGCCAGCAAGGCTTGCACAACTGGG is a window encoding:
- the STAC3 gene encoding SH3 and cysteine-rich domain-containing protein 3 — protein: MTEKEVPEPPASPASGGKPKSRLQKLKQLFQRKPKEEVAPDPQPNGELVSPSGGPIYYIYEEEEEEEEEEEPEPPPEPQKLVNDKPHKFKDHYFKKPKFCDVCARMIVLNNKFGLRCKNCKTNIHHHCQSYVEMQRCFGKIPPGFRRAYSSPLYSDQQYACVKEMLSANRSDPVFETLRTGVIMANKERKKGQDDKKNPLAAMMDEEPEATKPEGGKTEGGTSEGDKKAEKSTTDDKNKKPQPGMRGGYLQSHYFVALYRFKALEKDDLDFPPGEKITVVDDSNEEWWRGKIGEKIGYFPPNFIIRVRAGERVHKVTRSFVGNREIGQITLKKDQIVVQKGEEVNGYVKVYTGRKVGLFPVDFLQEI